The following are from one region of the Roseobacter fucihabitans genome:
- a CDS encoding helix-turn-helix domain-containing protein, protein MHHSLPAQPHTLGADLRALRKSRGLTLSDLAARLGRSVGWLSQVERDKSEPSITDLRHIAAALDVSVSMLFRHSAAPASEAGYIVRRTARRPIGSSVAGLVEELLSPDLTDDFEMVHSTFAPQSEITEPVMRPTQEVGYLLQGRLDLEIAGKRHAIHPGDSFRIRGEPFRWINPYDAPAVAIWVIAPPVY, encoded by the coding sequence ATGCATCACAGTCTTCCAGCGCAACCTCATACACTTGGTGCCGACCTTCGGGCGCTGCGCAAGTCGCGTGGGCTCACGCTCAGCGATCTGGCGGCCAGATTGGGGCGCTCGGTCGGCTGGCTCAGCCAGGTCGAGCGTGACAAATCCGAACCGTCGATCACGGATTTGCGCCATATTGCCGCTGCGTTGGATGTGTCCGTGTCGATGCTGTTCCGCCACTCCGCCGCACCCGCATCAGAGGCCGGGTATATCGTGCGCAGAACGGCCCGGCGCCCCATCGGATCATCGGTCGCAGGGCTGGTCGAGGAATTGCTGTCTCCCGATCTCACGGATGACTTCGAAATGGTGCATTCGACCTTTGCGCCCCAAAGCGAGATCACCGAGCCCGTCATGCGCCCAACGCAGGAGGTCGGGTATCTGCTACAGGGCAGGCTTGATCTGGAAATCGCGGGGAAACGCCATGCCATCCACCCCGGTGACAGCTTCCGCATCCGGGGCGAGCCTTTCCGCTGGATCAACCCCTATGATGCGCCCGCTGTGGCGATCTGGGTCATCGCGCCGCCGGTGTATTGA
- a CDS encoding homocysteine S-methyltransferase family protein, giving the protein MSRVTLLDGGMGQELIHRAGDRPTPLWSTQVMIDHPGMVQGVHTDFFAAGATIATTNTYAIHHDRLEGTGIDGQFEALYQMALGEAQAARTAHGSGKIAGAIGPLRASYRPDLHPASAVAVPLFTEAAQKLAGACDLLILETVASVAHARDAMAGARSTDLPVWLSLTVSDADGTCLRSGEPLAEVLDIAAHADAVLINCSAPEAVTQALPIIAALNKPFGGYANAFELITEDFLKDKPTVDALKARRDMGPRAYAGYVVEWVGLGATIVGGCCEVSPRHIAEIAHRLDLAGHTIV; this is encoded by the coding sequence ATGAGCCGGGTCACGCTGCTCGATGGGGGCATGGGGCAGGAGTTGATCCACCGCGCGGGTGATCGTCCCACGCCGCTGTGGTCAACGCAGGTCATGATTGATCATCCCGGCATGGTGCAGGGCGTGCATACAGATTTTTTTGCCGCCGGTGCGACCATCGCCACGACCAACACCTACGCCATCCATCACGACCGGCTGGAAGGCACCGGGATCGACGGGCAGTTTGAGGCGCTTTATCAGATGGCGCTGGGAGAGGCGCAGGCCGCCCGCACAGCACATGGCAGCGGCAAGATCGCCGGGGCCATTGGACCGTTGCGCGCAAGTTATCGCCCCGATCTGCACCCCGCTTCCGCTGTTGCGGTGCCGCTTTTCACCGAGGCTGCACAGAAGCTGGCGGGGGCCTGTGATCTGCTGATCCTTGAGACCGTGGCCTCGGTCGCGCATGCGCGGGATGCGATGGCGGGCGCGCGCAGCACCGATTTGCCCGTCTGGTTGTCGCTGACCGTGTCGGACGCAGATGGCACCTGCCTGCGCTCTGGCGAACCCTTGGCAGAGGTGCTGGACATTGCAGCACATGCGGATGCTGTCCTGATCAACTGTTCCGCGCCGGAAGCGGTGACGCAGGCGCTCCCGATCATCGCCGCTCTGAACAAGCCCTTTGGGGGGTATGCAAATGCCTTTGAGCTGATCACCGAGGATTTTCTGAAGGACAAACCCACCGTGGATGCGCTCAAGGCGCGCCGTGACATGGGGCCGCGCGCCTATGCCGGATATGTCGTGGAATGGGTCGGCCTCGGGGCCACCATCGTCGGTGGTTGCTGTGAAGTCAGCCCCCGCCACATCGCTGAAATCGCACACCGGCTTGATCTGGCCGGTCACACTATTGTCTAG
- a CDS encoding FAD-dependent oxidoreductase — translation MADFPTTARVVIIGGGVVGTSTLYHLAKAGWTDCVLLEKNELTAGSTWHAAGNCPNFAGSWAVMNMQRYSLEMYRTLAKDVDYPMNYHVTGSLRLGHSKERMMEFEKVASMGRYQGLEMGICTPAELKEHNPFMETHDLEGGLWDPLDGDIDPAQLTQALAKGARDAGGRIERFCPVTNVSRDGDEWIVHTAKGDIRCEYVANCAGYYAQRVGEMFKPFGGRTVPMVVMSHQYFLTDEIPELAAWTREKGHKLPIIRDVDISYYLRQDKNGLNLGPYERNCKAHWVTPDDPMPEDFSFQLYPDDLERLEFYIEDAMARVPALGTAGVGRNINGPIPYAPDGLPMVGPMPGVKNAFEGHSFTFGIAQGGGAGKCLSEWIMHGGTELDMWAVDPRRYTAYADHNYCLSKALETYGHEYAMHYPHHEWPAGRDKKLSPNHARLLADGAQMGAYNGWERANWFAKPGDDTSEAATETWDRNGPWAARVKEEVEAVRDGVGVLDLPGFSRFKVQGPGADEWLRGLVAGALPKIGRVGLLYFANERGRIVTEMSVTREAEDQFILVTAASAQWHDREWLEQHMPSECAFTIEDWSDRMSTLIVTGPQSRALLGTLCSGDLSLPWLSFQESKIAGAWAALLRVSFAGELGWEIHAETADMAVIYAAVVDAGAVPFGMFALNSMRIEKGYRAWKGDLSSDYSLLEGGLERFIRFDKPQDFIGKAALLAQKQQGCAKQFVTLVVEAGDQDAPYMAPLFHKGGVVGEVTSGDWGHRINKSVALGMLRIDLTAAGTEVEVEIYGKRCKATVQPDQPLWDPENERLRA, via the coding sequence GTGGCGGATTTTCCAACAACAGCACGCGTTGTCATCATCGGGGGCGGGGTGGTCGGCACCTCGACGCTCTATCATCTGGCAAAGGCGGGCTGGACAGACTGCGTTTTGCTGGAAAAGAACGAATTGACCGCTGGCTCGACATGGCACGCGGCGGGGAATTGCCCGAATTTTGCCGGGTCCTGGGCGGTCATGAACATGCAGCGCTATTCGCTGGAAATGTACCGTACACTGGCCAAAGACGTTGATTATCCGATGAACTACCACGTCACGGGTTCATTGCGTCTGGGGCATTCCAAAGAGCGGATGATGGAGTTCGAAAAGGTTGCTTCCATGGGGCGCTACCAAGGTCTGGAGATGGGCATCTGCACACCTGCGGAGTTAAAAGAGCACAACCCTTTCATGGAGACGCATGATCTTGAGGGGGGGCTCTGGGACCCGCTGGACGGTGATATTGACCCCGCGCAATTGACACAGGCGCTGGCCAAGGGCGCGCGCGATGCGGGGGGGCGGATCGAGCGGTTCTGTCCCGTGACCAACGTATCACGCGATGGCGACGAGTGGATCGTGCACACCGCCAAGGGGGATATCCGGTGTGAATATGTGGCCAATTGCGCGGGCTATTATGCGCAGCGCGTGGGCGAGATGTTCAAACCTTTTGGCGGGCGCACCGTGCCGATGGTGGTGATGAGCCACCAGTATTTCCTGACCGATGAAATTCCCGAATTGGCCGCCTGGACCCGCGAAAAGGGGCATAAATTGCCGATCATCCGCGATGTGGATATTTCATACTACCTGCGGCAGGATAAAAACGGTCTGAACCTTGGCCCCTATGAGCGCAATTGTAAGGCGCATTGGGTCACGCCGGATGATCCGATGCCCGAGGATTTCTCCTTTCAGCTATATCCCGATGATCTGGAGCGCTTGGAGTTCTATATCGAGGACGCCATGGCGCGGGTGCCTGCCTTGGGCACGGCTGGGGTCGGGCGCAATATCAACGGGCCCATTCCTTATGCGCCCGATGGTTTGCCGATGGTCGGCCCGATGCCGGGCGTCAAAAACGCCTTTGAGGGCCACAGCTTTACCTTTGGGATCGCGCAGGGGGGTGGTGCGGGCAAATGCCTGTCTGAGTGGATCATGCACGGCGGCACCGAGTTGGATATGTGGGCGGTCGATCCGCGCCGCTATACCGCTTATGCGGATCACAACTATTGCCTCAGCAAGGCGCTCGAAACCTATGGCCATGAATATGCGATGCATTATCCGCATCACGAATGGCCTGCCGGGCGTGACAAGAAACTGTCGCCGAACCACGCGCGCTTGCTGGCGGATGGCGCTCAGATGGGGGCCTATAACGGCTGGGAGCGCGCCAATTGGTTTGCAAAACCGGGTGATGATACATCTGAGGCGGCAACAGAAACATGGGATCGCAACGGCCCTTGGGCCGCGCGGGTAAAGGAAGAGGTCGAGGCCGTGCGCGATGGCGTCGGCGTGTTGGATTTGCCGGGTTTTTCACGCTTCAAGGTTCAGGGACCGGGCGCGGATGAGTGGTTGCGCGGCTTGGTTGCGGGGGCGCTGCCCAAAATCGGGCGCGTGGGGCTTTTGTATTTTGCGAATGAACGCGGACGGATCGTGACCGAGATGTCCGTCACCCGCGAGGCAGAGGATCAGTTCATTCTCGTCACAGCGGCATCGGCGCAGTGGCACGACCGCGAATGGCTTGAGCAGCACATGCCGTCCGAGTGCGCCTTTACGATTGAGGATTGGAGCGATCGCATGTCGACCTTGATTGTAACGGGGCCACAGTCGCGGGCATTGCTTGGCACACTCTGCTCTGGTGATCTGTCCCTGCCCTGGCTCAGTTTTCAGGAAAGTAAGATCGCGGGGGCTTGGGCGGCTCTGCTGCGCGTGTCCTTTGCTGGTGAACTGGGCTGGGAAATACATGCCGAGACCGCAGACATGGCGGTCATATACGCGGCCGTTGTTGATGCGGGGGCGGTGCCCTTTGGCATGTTCGCGCTGAATTCCATGCGGATCGAAAAAGGGTATCGCGCGTGGAAAGGTGACCTCTCTTCGGATTATTCGCTGCTGGAAGGGGGGCTGGAGCGGTTCATTCGTTTTGATAAACCGCAGGATTTTATCGGCAAGGCCGCCTTGCTCGCGCAAAAGCAGCAGGGCTGCGCAAAGCAGTTCGTTACGCTGGTGGTCGAGGCGGGCGATCAGGATGCGCCTTATATGGCACCGCTCTTTCACAAGGGCGGCGTGGTGGGAGAGGTCACATCGGGCGATTGGGGCCACAGGATCAACAAATCGGTCGCGCTTGGCATGTTGCGGATCGACCTGACAGCGGCGGGGACGGAAGTGGAGGTGGAGATATACGGCAAACGGTGCAAGGCCACCGTGCAGCCGGATCAACCGCTCTGGGACCCTGAAAATGAGAGGCTGCGCGCATGA
- a CDS encoding LysE family translocator, which translates to MSFEAWSIFALFWVVFVTTPGPNAVNCITNGMTLGFRRSLVGVLAILTQATLFLILSALGVTALIAASPTGFWIAKLIGAGFLIYLGLRGWLMARQPVVINDRPARSIYLRALAIATINPKSVAGYLAAFSQFVQPNVAIWEQMGVIMPTALVITGLSYTGFTALGAGIGRAALGAVFNIWVRRIMSACFIIYGVLLGASSTPVRL; encoded by the coding sequence ATGAGTTTTGAAGCCTGGAGCATATTCGCGCTTTTCTGGGTGGTCTTTGTGACGACACCGGGGCCAAACGCGGTCAATTGCATCACCAACGGCATGACGCTCGGTTTTCGCCGCAGCCTGGTGGGCGTATTGGCGATCCTGACGCAGGCAACGCTGTTTTTGATCCTGTCGGCTCTGGGCGTTACAGCCCTGATCGCGGCCTCCCCCACCGGGTTCTGGATCGCTAAACTGATCGGTGCGGGGTTCTTGATCTATCTCGGCCTGCGGGGCTGGCTGATGGCCAGGCAACCGGTTGTGATCAATGACCGACCCGCAAGGTCCATCTATTTGCGCGCGCTGGCGATTGCCACGATCAACCCAAAGAGCGTTGCGGGATACCTCGCCGCCTTTTCGCAATTCGTGCAACCGAATGTGGCGATCTGGGAACAAATGGGGGTGATTATGCCCACAGCACTGGTCATCACCGGCCTCAGTTACACCGGATTTACCGCCCTGGGGGCTGGCATTGGCCGGGCCGCGTTGGGTGCCGTGTTCAACATATGGGTACGCCGGATCATGAGCGCCTGTTTCATCATTTATGGCGTTCTGTTGGGCGCGTCCTCCACACCGGTGAGACTATGA
- a CDS encoding GFA family protein has protein sequence MNHQGSCLCGAVQYILTGALRNSVACHCQQCRKNSGHYVSATQVGPEQLDITSDVTLVWYQSSPGAQRGFCNTCGASLFWRHVDDKGAVSVMSGTLDGPTGITTEKHIFVADKGDYYDIADEAPQHDQ, from the coding sequence ATGAACCATCAGGGAAGCTGCTTGTGTGGTGCGGTGCAATACATATTGACCGGCGCGCTGCGTAACTCAGTGGCCTGCCATTGCCAGCAATGCCGCAAAAATAGCGGGCATTACGTTTCGGCCACGCAGGTCGGCCCTGAGCAACTGGACATCACCAGTGACGTCACACTTGTGTGGTATCAATCCTCGCCGGGTGCGCAGCGCGGGTTTTGCAACACCTGCGGCGCGTCCCTGTTCTGGCGGCATGTGGATGACAAAGGCGCGGTATCAGTGATGTCGGGCACATTGGACGGGCCAACCGGGATCACCACCGAAAAACACATCTTTGTCGCTGACAAGGGCGATTATTATGACATTGCGGATGAGGCTCCGCAACATGACCAATAG